One Rhodococcus sp. P1Y DNA window includes the following coding sequences:
- the ftsY gene encoding signal recognition particle-docking protein FtsY: MSTQAWIIVAAVLAILIVGLVAGYVLARRRRVSLKSSDTATIEEAPKDRSGGYKAGGGFSFSQGPATAEPDLAPRPRPTPEPAATPEPAPTPEPAPTPEPAPTPEPAPTPEPAPTPEPAPTPEPSPEPTPEASPEPEPLPAAEPTIQPAPAPAPTPTGSAPVLDDIAPTDGRLDRLRGRLSRSQSAVGKSLLGLLGGGDLDEDSWEEVEDTLLIADLGSSTTEEIMQALREQMAARSIRTEADARGLLKEILVKQLHPELDRSIHAVPHEGTPAVLLVVGVNGTGKTTTTGKLARVLVADGRRVLLGAADTFRAAAADQLQTWAERVGADVVRGKEGADPAAVAFDAVTKGIEQGVDVVLVDTAGRLHTKSGLMDELSKVKRVIEKRARVDDVLLVLDATVGQNGLTQARVFAEVVDITGVVLTKLDGTAKGGIVFQVQRELGVPVKLVGLGEGADDLAPFEPEAFVDALLG; the protein is encoded by the coding sequence GTGAGTACCCAAGCGTGGATCATCGTCGCGGCCGTCCTGGCCATCCTGATTGTCGGACTCGTTGCCGGCTACGTCCTGGCTCGTCGACGCCGTGTGTCGCTGAAGTCCTCGGACACTGCAACCATCGAGGAAGCGCCCAAGGACCGGTCGGGCGGCTACAAAGCCGGTGGCGGATTCTCGTTCAGCCAAGGCCCCGCGACCGCTGAGCCCGACCTGGCCCCGCGGCCTCGTCCGACTCCGGAACCGGCAGCGACGCCGGAACCCGCCCCGACGCCGGAGCCGGCCCCGACGCCGGAACCTGCCCCGACGCCGGAACCTGCCCCGACACCAGAACCTGCCCCGACACCAGAACCTGCCCCGACGCCAGAACCCAGCCCTGAGCCGACTCCTGAGGCAAGCCCGGAGCCCGAGCCGCTGCCAGCCGCTGAGCCCACGATCCAACCGGCTCCTGCACCGGCTCCAACCCCGACCGGCAGCGCACCTGTTCTGGACGACATCGCGCCGACGGATGGCAGGCTCGATCGACTTCGCGGTCGGCTGTCGCGTTCACAATCCGCGGTCGGCAAGAGTCTCTTGGGACTTCTCGGCGGCGGCGACCTCGACGAGGACTCCTGGGAAGAGGTCGAGGACACGCTGCTCATCGCCGACCTCGGATCGTCGACGACCGAAGAGATCATGCAGGCCCTGCGCGAACAAATGGCTGCGAGAAGTATCCGCACGGAAGCGGACGCGCGCGGATTGCTGAAGGAAATTCTCGTGAAGCAGCTCCACCCGGAGCTCGACCGATCCATTCACGCGGTGCCACACGAGGGCACCCCGGCTGTTCTGTTGGTCGTAGGTGTCAATGGGACGGGCAAGACCACGACCACCGGCAAGCTCGCGCGCGTTCTTGTCGCCGACGGCCGCCGCGTGCTCCTCGGGGCCGCGGACACCTTCAGGGCGGCGGCAGCCGATCAACTGCAGACGTGGGCCGAACGTGTCGGAGCGGACGTCGTTCGCGGCAAGGAGGGGGCCGACCCAGCCGCCGTCGCGTTCGACGCGGTGACGAAGGGTATCGAGCAGGGTGTGGACGTTGTTCTGGTCGACACAGCCGGGCGTCTGCACACCAAGTCCGGACTCATGGACGAGCTCAGCAAGGTCAAGCGGGTCATCGAAAAGCGGGCACGGGTCGACGACGTTCTTCTCGTCCTCGACGCCACGGTCGGACAGAACGGGTTGACTCAAGCTCGGGTGTTCGCGGAAGTGGTCGATATCACCGGCGTAGTCCTGACGAAGCTCGACGGCACGGCCAAGGGAGGCATCGTTTTCCAGGTCCAACGTGAGCTCGGCGTGCCGGTCAAATTGGTTGGTCTCGGTGAGGGCGCGGATGATTTGGCGCCGTTCGAACCGGAGGCATTCGTGGACGCATTGCTGGGTTGA
- a CDS encoding ammonium transporter: MLIAASLVLLMTPGLAFFYGGMSQSKSVLNMMMMSFGAMAVVVIIYILWGWSMSYGTQDIGGVFANPFEFFGLKDSITDADGEFIVGAWGYANIIDVAFQVTFAIITVALISGSIAGRVKYGTWLAFAGIWVTLAYFPLAHMVWGGGLLSGSEDGLAAKIFGTTDDGDGGLVASVAPIDFAGGTVVHINAGIAGLVLALIIGKRIGFGKVAFRPHNLPFVMLGAALLWFGWFGFNAGSAFAADGVAGLAWVNTTAATAAAIAGWLITERIRDGHATSLGAASGIVAGLVAITPAAGALTPIGSMILGVVAGVLSALAVGLKFKFGYDDSLDVVGVHLVAGLWGTIAIGFLGSETGLFYGGDYKQLVVQIVIALFALIFTAIVTTVIAFALKPLGWRVSEEEEANGIDEAEHAETAYDFA; encoded by the coding sequence ATGCTGATTGCAGCATCACTGGTGCTGCTGATGACGCCCGGCTTGGCGTTCTTCTACGGCGGCATGTCGCAGTCGAAGTCCGTCTTGAACATGATGATGATGTCCTTCGGTGCGATGGCAGTCGTCGTGATCATCTACATCCTCTGGGGATGGTCGATGTCGTACGGAACGCAGGACATCGGCGGAGTCTTCGCCAACCCGTTCGAGTTCTTCGGACTGAAGGACTCGATCACCGACGCCGACGGCGAGTTCATCGTCGGAGCGTGGGGCTACGCGAACATCATCGATGTCGCATTCCAGGTGACGTTCGCCATCATCACCGTCGCGCTGATCTCCGGATCCATCGCAGGTCGCGTCAAGTACGGAACCTGGCTGGCTTTCGCCGGCATCTGGGTCACGCTGGCGTACTTCCCCCTCGCTCACATGGTCTGGGGCGGCGGACTTCTCTCCGGGTCGGAAGACGGCCTCGCAGCCAAGATCTTCGGCACCACCGATGACGGTGACGGCGGACTCGTCGCCTCCGTTGCGCCGATCGACTTCGCCGGTGGCACTGTCGTTCATATCAACGCAGGTATCGCAGGGCTCGTTCTTGCACTCATCATCGGCAAACGAATCGGCTTCGGGAAGGTCGCATTCCGTCCGCACAACCTTCCGTTCGTCATGCTCGGTGCAGCCCTTCTGTGGTTCGGATGGTTCGGCTTCAACGCCGGTTCCGCCTTTGCCGCCGACGGTGTCGCCGGTCTCGCCTGGGTCAACACCACAGCAGCGACTGCGGCTGCGATCGCAGGCTGGCTCATCACCGAGCGCATCCGCGACGGACACGCAACGAGCCTCGGTGCTGCATCGGGCATCGTCGCAGGCTTGGTCGCCATCACCCCGGCCGCTGGCGCCCTCACTCCGATCGGCTCGATGATTCTCGGTGTCGTCGCAGGTGTTCTTTCCGCACTCGCGGTCGGACTGAAGTTCAAGTTCGGCTACGACGACTCGCTCGACGTCGTCGGCGTCCACCTCGTCGCAGGCCTCTGGGGCACCATCGCCATCGGCTTCCTCGGGTCCGAGACCGGACTGTTCTACGGCGGAGACTACAAGCAGCTCGTCGTCCAGATCGTCATCGCACTGTTCGCACTGATCTTCACAGCAATTGTCACCACGGTCATCGCGTTCGCTCTCAAGCCCCTCGGCTGGCGCGTGTCGGAGGAGGAGGAAGCCAACGGCATCGACGAGGCGGAACACGCCGAGACTGCGTACGACTTCGCCTGA
- a CDS encoding P-II family nitrogen regulator: MKLITAIVKPFTLEDVKTGLEQAGVLGMTVSEVQGYGRQKGHTEVYRGAEYSVDFVPKVRVEVVVDDAAVEKVVEVIVEAARTGKIGDGKVWVSPVDSVIRVRTGERGADAL; this comes from the coding sequence ATGAAGCTGATCACGGCAATCGTCAAACCTTTCACGTTGGAGGACGTCAAGACGGGCCTCGAACAGGCCGGCGTGCTCGGCATGACGGTCAGTGAAGTCCAGGGTTACGGACGACAGAAGGGCCACACCGAGGTCTACCGCGGCGCCGAATACTCCGTCGATTTCGTGCCCAAGGTGCGCGTCGAGGTCGTCGTCGACGACGCAGCAGTCGAGAAGGTGGTCGAGGTCATCGTCGAGGCCGCCCGCACCGGCAAGATCGGTGACGGCAAAGTATGGGTATCACCGGTGGACTCGGTCATCCGAGTACGCACCGGAGAACGTGGCGCCGATGCGCTCTGA